GCGCAGCAGGACGGGAGGCGGGTGTCCGGCGCGGGCCCAGTGCAGGGTGCGGGTCCGCGGGTCGAAGCGGGCGCAGACCGCGGTGGCGGTGGCCGGTTCGGGCAGGGCGAGGGCGGTGTGGTTGAGCCACTCCAGCAGCCGGGCGGGGCCGGCGCCGGTGACGGCGAGTCCGCGCAGGGCGTTGCGCAGCGCGACCATGCCGGTGGCGGCCTCGATGCCGTGCCCGGCCAGGTCGCCGACGGTGAGCAGGGCGCCGCCGTCGGGCAGCGGCAGGATGTCGTACCAGTCGCCGCCGACCCGGTCGCTCTCGACGGCGGGCCGGTAGCGCACGGCGGCGTGCAGCCGGGCCCGGGCCAGCGGCGGCGGTTCGGGCGGCAGGATGGCCTCCTGGAGCCGCAGCGTGAGGCGGTGCCGTTGGGCGGCCTCGAGTTCGCTGTCGGCGAGGCGTTCCCGGGTGGCGGCGAGGGCGACCTCGGTGCGGTGGTGGTCGGAGACGTCCTGGCCGGCGCCGCGGACGAGGACCACCCGGCCGGCGGGGTCGGTGACGGGTTCGGCGACGACCCGGGCCCAGCGGGTGGGCCCGTCCGGCGGCAGCAGCCGGAAGACCGCGGAGGAGGCCCGGCCCTCCCGGAGGACGCCGTGGACGAGCCGCCGGACGGCGCGGCGGTCCTCGGGGTGGACGTGGGCGGCGAGGGCGGCCAGCGGCACGGGGGTGGCGTCGGGCGGCAGGCCGTGCAGGGCGAACATCCGCTCGTCCCACAGGACGTCGCCGGTGGCCAGGTCCTCCTCGAAGCCGCCGACCCGGGCGAGGCGCTGGGCGGAGTGGAGCAGGCCGACGAGTCGGGCGTCGGCGTCCTCGATCTGCCAGCTGACCAGCAGGTGGCCGTCGGTGGGGGCGGCGCCGATCCGGGCGACCACGGGCAGCCGGGACAGGTCGTCGGTGAGGAAGGTGAGCACGAAGCGTTCGCGGACGGGTTCGCCGGTGGCCAGCACGGCCAGCAGCCGGTCGAGCAGGCCGCGGGTGGCGGCGAGCGGGTAGGCCTCCAGCAGGGTGGCGCCCTCGACGCGGTGCCGGGGGCGGCCGGCCGGGTCGCGGAAGCGGCGGTTGGTGCGCAGGATGCGGAGGTCGGCGACCTCGCCGTCGCGGCCCTCGACCGGGGCGAGCAGCAGCGCCGGGTCGAGGACGGCCTCCAGGGCGGCCGTGTCGGCGGCCGGCGGTTCGCCGCCGGCCGGGTCCGCGGGCGTGGTGTCGACGGTGACGGCGCAGACCTCGGCGAGGGCCCGCAGCCGGGTGCGTGCGGCCGCGGACAGCGGGCGCGGGGGTTCGGCCCAACCGAGTTCGAGGGCGCCGAGCAGGCGGCCGCGACGGCGGATCGGCAGGACGAGCCGGTGCGGGGTGGTGGCCCGGCCGACGGTGGGAATGTCGGTGGCGGCGGGGCCGTCCGCGGGCCACAGCCCGTGGTCGCTGCGGGCGGCGAGCCGGGCCGGGGTGTCGATGCCCGGCGGGACGTGCCGCCAGGCGCGGACGTCCTCGGGGTCGAGGCCGGACTGTCCGAGCAGCGTGAGGCCGCCGCCGGGGGCGGTGCCCCAGATGACGGCGGCGTCGGCGGCGAGCAGGTCGGCGGTCTGGTGGAGGACGGCGCGGGCGGCGGTGTCCGCGTCGGTGGGCGGCCGGGGCGGGTCGTCCCGGGTGTCGGCGGTGGGGAGCTCGCCGAGGGCGCGGCCGGGGGTGACGGCCGCGCCGACGATCTCGGCGGCGAGCCCGCGGACGGTGACGCCCGCGTCGGCGGCGAGTTCGGCGAGCTGGGCGGCGGCGTCCGACGGCGGGCAGCGGAACCGTTCGGCGAGCATGCCCGTGGCGATCTCGACGACCGGGCGGGTGGCGAGGTGTTCGCGCAGGGAGTCGCGCTCGGCCTCCAGCCGTTTGACAAGCCGGGCCAGCCTGTCGGCCGGGCCGTGCGCGGCGGCGTGGTTCCCGGGTTCGGCGGGGCGGGGCCGCTCCATCGCGGTCAGCCGTCCAGCCAGTGCAGGATCCGGCCGAGCAGGTGCTCGGTGTCGACGGGCTTGGTGATGTAGTCGTCGGCACCGGCGGCGAGGCTGCGGGCCCGGTCCTCGGGCATCGCCTTCGCGGAGACCGCGATGATCGGGACGTCCGCCAGGCCGGCCTCCTTGCGGATGGCGGCGGTGGCGGCGTCGCCGTCCATCCCGGGCATCATCACGTCCATCAGGACGAGGGCGGTCTCGGGGTGGCCGCGGAGCACGTCGAGGCCGGTGCGGCCGTTGTCGGCGTGCAGGACGCGGGCGCCGTGGAGTTCGAGCATGCCGGTGACGGCGAAGACGTTCCGGGCGTCGTCGTCGACGACCAGGACGGTACGGCCGGCCAGCCGGGCGCGGTGCTCGGGCTGCCCGTCGTCGGGGGCGGCGCCGGGGGTGGCCGTCGCCGTCGTGATCCGCTCCCGGAGGTCGTCCAGCCCGACGGCGGGCTCGGGGAGGCCGGTCGTGTCCCGGGCGGGGCGGTCGGAGTGGCCGATGACCGGGGGCCCTTCGGCACGCAGCGCGTCGAGGACGGGCCGCAGCCGCTCGGCGGGCAGGTCGAGATCGACGACGGCGCACCGCCACGGGCCCTGGTCGAGCGCGGTGCGCAGTTCGCGGGCGTCCCGGACGGTGCGGATCTCGGCGGGCGGGTCGTGGCGGGCGGTGGCGCTGGCTGCGACGGCGGTCAGCAGGCCCGGCGGGTGCGCCTCGACGACGAGCAGCCGGGCGGGGCTCGGCGGCGCGGCCGGCAGCTGGCCGCCGGCCGCGGCGGCGGGCAGGTGGAGGGTGAAGCAGCTGCCCTCGCCGAGGGTGCTGCGGGAGGTGATGGTGCCGCCGAGCAGGTGGGCGAGTTCGCGGCTGATGGAGAGTCCGAGACCGGTGCCGCCGTAGCGGCGGCTGGTGGTGCCGTCGGCCTGCTGGAAGGCGCCGAAGATGGACCCCAGGTGCTGTTCGGCGATGCCGATGCCCGTGTCGCTGACCCGGAAGGCCAGGCTGCCGGGCGGTACGCCGCCGTCGGCGGCGCTCTCCTCCGCGGTGGAGGGTTCTATCCGCAGTGCGACCCGCCCGCTGTCGGTGAACTTCACCGCGTTGGAGAGCAGGTTGCGCAGGATCTGCCGCAGCCTCGCCTGGTCGGTGTGGAGCACGTCCGGCACGCCGGGCGCGGCGACCACCGTGAAGTCGAGGCGCTTCTGTCCGGCCAGCGGCCGGAACGTCGACTCGACGTAGTCGAGGAGTTCGCGCAGCGGGAAGTGCTCGACGTGGATGTCCATCTTCCCGGCCTCGACCTTGGAGAGGTCGAGGATGTCGTTGATCAGTTGCAGCAGGTCGGAGCCGGCCGAGTGGATGATCTCCGCGTACTCGACCTGTTTGACCGTCAGGTTGCCGGCCGGGTTCTGGGAGAGCAGCTGCGCCAGGATGAGCAGACTGTTGAGCGGGGTGCGCAGCTCGTGGCTCATGTTGGCCAGGAACTCGGACTTGTACATCGAGGTGCGGGCCAACTGCCTTGCCCGTTCTTCGAGTTCGCGGCGGGCCTGCTCGATCTCCAGGTTCTTCGCCTCGATGTCGCGGTTCTGGGCGGCCAGCAGGTCGGCCTTGTCCTCGAGTTCGGCGTTGGATTCGCGCAACTCCTGCTGGCCGTTCTGGAGTTCTTCGGAGCGGGCACGCAGTTCCGCGGTGAGCCGCTGGGACTCCTCCAGGAGCTCGTCGGTGCGGGCGTTGGCGATCAGCATGCTGAGGTTGGCGCCCAGGGCCTCGGTGAACCGGCCGAGGAAGTCGCGGTGGACCTCGGTGAAGGAGTGCAGGGTGGCGATCTCCAGGACGCCGAGCAGCTGGTCCTCGACGGTGATCGGCAGCACGACGAGGGCGCGCGGCGCGGCGGCGCCGAGGCTGGAGGAGACGGTGGCGTAGCCGTCCGGGAGGTCGGCGACGGCGAGCGGGCGGCGGGCCAGCGCGGCCTGGCCGACCAGCGACTCGCCCAGGCGCAGCCGCCGCGGGCGGTCGCCGGCCGGTCGGCCGTAGCCGCTGACGAGGACGAGTTCGGTGCCGTCTGCGGTGTCCTCGGCGAGGTAGAAGGCGCCGTACTGGGCGCCGACCAGCGGGGTGAGCTCGTTCATGATGAGGTCGGCGACGGCGGTCACATCGCGGTGCCCCTGGACGAGTCCGGTGAGCCTGGCGAGGTTGGTCTTCAGCCAGTCCTGCTCCTGGTTGGCGCGGGTGGTCTCGCGGAGCGACCCCACCATGGCGTTGATGTTGTCCTTGAGGTCGGCGACCTCGCCGGAGGCGTCGACGGTGATGGAGCGGGTCAGGTCGCCCTCGGCGACGGCGCCGGTGACCTCGGCGATCGCCCGGACCTGCCGGGTGAG
This genomic window from Streptomyces sp. TLI_235 contains:
- a CDS encoding PAS domain S-box-containing protein; translated protein: MERPRPAEPGNHAAAHGPADRLARLVKRLEAERDSLREHLATRPVVEIATGMLAERFRCPPSDAAAQLAELAADAGVTVRGLAAEIVGAAVTPGRALGELPTADTRDDPPRPPTDADTAARAVLHQTADLLAADAAVIWGTAPGGGLTLLGQSGLDPEDVRAWRHVPPGIDTPARLAARSDHGLWPADGPAATDIPTVGRATTPHRLVLPIRRRGRLLGALELGWAEPPRPLSAAARTRLRALAEVCAVTVDTTPADPAGGEPPAADTAALEAVLDPALLLAPVEGRDGEVADLRILRTNRRFRDPAGRPRHRVEGATLLEAYPLAATRGLLDRLLAVLATGEPVRERFVLTFLTDDLSRLPVVARIGAAPTDGHLLVSWQIEDADARLVGLLHSAQRLARVGGFEEDLATGDVLWDERMFALHGLPPDATPVPLAALAAHVHPEDRRAVRRLVHGVLREGRASSAVFRLLPPDGPTRWARVVAEPVTDPAGRVVLVRGAGQDVSDHHRTEVALAATRERLADSELEAAQRHRLTLRLQEAILPPEPPPLARARLHAAVRYRPAVESDRVGGDWYDILPLPDGGALLTVGDLAGHGIEAATGMVALRNALRGLAVTGAGPARLLEWLNHTALALPEPATATAVCARFDPRTRTLHWARAGHPPPVLLRAGRPRVLPLPHGLLLGAAPDARYEEQAVPMEPGDVLLLYTDGLVERRGTADEESLRQLLAAAGPPGPDLGGYLDALLAQSRSDTDDDTCLIAVRADPQGPAGG
- a CDS encoding GAF sensor hybrid histidine kinase, with the protein product MNDSLPSDPEGRPGPDRPARRTAHPRPVGAALSEDGLRQLLAGLTAVRDGDFGTRLPTGGPGLLGEIAEVFNGMADQLSRVTDEVTRVAREVGGDGRLGGQAEVEGVSGTWRELTDSVNAMAGNLTTQVRNIAQVTTAVARGDLTQKIQVDARGEILELKDTVNTMVDQLSAFADEVTRVAREVGTEGSLGGQAQVPGVAGTWRDLTDSVNSMARNLTSQVRSIAQVATAVADGDLTQKIGVGAHGEILELKDTVNTMVDRLSAFADEVTRVAREVGSEGRLGGQATVRDVSGTWRDLTDSVNSMAGNLTTQVRSIAEVTTAVARGDLTQKIRVDARGEILELKETINTMVDQLSAFADEVTRVARAVGTEGSLGGQATVRGVSGTWKDLTDNVNVMASNLTDQVRSIAQVAAAVAKGDLSQRITVAARGEVAGLADAINTMVDTLSAFAAEVTRVAREVGTEGRLGGQATVPNVAGTWKDLTDNVNSMANNLTNQVRNIAQVTTAVARGELNRKIDVDARGEILELKTTINTMVDQLSSFAAEVTRVAREVGSEGRLGGQAEVEGVSGTWKRLTENVNELAGNLTRQVRAIAEVTGAVAEGDLTRSITVDASGEVADLKDNINAMVGSLRETTRANQEQDWLKTNLARLTGLVQGHRDVTAVADLIMNELTPLVGAQYGAFYLAEDTADGTELVLVSGYGRPAGDRPRRLRLGESLVGQAALARRPLAVADLPDGYATVSSSLGAAAPRALVVLPITVEDQLLGVLEIATLHSFTEVHRDFLGRFTEALGANLSMLIANARTDELLEESQRLTAELRARSEELQNGQQELRESNAELEDKADLLAAQNRDIEAKNLEIEQARRELEERARQLARTSMYKSEFLANMSHELRTPLNSLLILAQLLSQNPAGNLTVKQVEYAEIIHSAGSDLLQLINDILDLSKVEAGKMDIHVEHFPLRELLDYVESTFRPLAGQKRLDFTVVAAPGVPDVLHTDQARLRQILRNLLSNAVKFTDSGRVALRIEPSTAEESAADGGVPPGSLAFRVSDTGIGIAEQHLGSIFGAFQQADGTTSRRYGGTGLGLSISRELAHLLGGTITSRSTLGEGSCFTLHLPAAAAGGQLPAAPPSPARLLVVEAHPPGLLTAVAASATARHDPPAEIRTVRDARELRTALDQGPWRCAVVDLDLPAERLRPVLDALRAEGPPVIGHSDRPARDTTGLPEPAVGLDDLRERITTATATPGAAPDDGQPEHRARLAGRTVLVVDDDARNVFAVTGMLELHGARVLHADNGRTGLDVLRGHPETALVLMDVMMPGMDGDAATAAIRKEAGLADVPIIAVSAKAMPEDRARSLAAGADDYITKPVDTEHLLGRILHWLDG